The following coding sequences lie in one Apium graveolens cultivar Ventura chromosome 3, ASM990537v1, whole genome shotgun sequence genomic window:
- the LOC141712566 gene encoding SNF1-related protein kinase catalytic subunit alpha KIN10-like has product MDGSIARRTKSSRVVLPNYKIGRTLGIGAFGKVKLAHHILTGIKVAVKILERQSIDEKAAEKVRREINILRLLSHPHVVRLFEVIETPTTIYMVMEYMDSGELFDHITENGRLHEAEARYFFQQIISGVESCHLHMVVHRDLKPENLLLNKKRNVKIADFGLGNVMRDGHFLKTSCGSPNYAAPEVITEQLYAGPEVDVWSCGIILFALLCARLPFDDDNLPGLYARIKSGIYTFPTHLSVGARDLIARILITDPTIRISISEIHKHPWFQQQLPPHIAVRPKIASYDLREINEDIFKEMVKSGCDSFELASSLQNGVQNKGTVTYYLMLHNRFGAQCSNQNNKLSGGLLAECTDRPEVYLRSLPQFKTQWALGFRSTASAHETMIDVLKVFESLNVRWKKIGDFNMRCLLLSQFSTYSKPATLMDGPPIKDIYGNELIITSLRSKALESHNAVKFEIQLYKATPELYVLDLQRIYGPPFLFLELCAAFFSLVVA; this is encoded by the exons ATGGACGGAAGTATTGCTAGGAGAACAAAATCATCACGTGTGGTTCTCCCAAATTACAAGATAGGAAGGACCCTTGGAATTGGTGCATTTGGTAAAGTGAAACTTGCACATCATATTCTTACAGGCATAAAAGTAGCTGTGAAAATTCTTGAGCGCCAGTCTATAGACGAAAAGGCTGCAGAAAAAG TGAGGCGAGAAATCAATATATTGAGGCTACTCTCACATCCTCATGTAGTACGTCTTTTTGAGGTCATAGAGACTCCAACAACCATTTATATGGTCATGGAGTATATGGATTCAGGTGAACTATTTGATCATATAACAGAGAATGGCAGACTTCACGAAGCTGAGGCTCGCTACTTTTTCCAACAG ATTATTTCAGGTGTAGAATCTTGCCATCTTCATATGGTCGTCCACAGAGATCTGAAGCCAGAAAACTTGCTTTTAAATAAAAAGAGAAATGTTAAAATTGCAGATTTTGGACTTGGAAATGTCATGCGTGATGGTCATTTTCTCAAAACAAGCTGTGGAAGCCCGAATTATGCAGCTCCCGAG GTCATTACTGAGCAACTTTATGCTGGCCCTGAAGTTGATGTCTGGAGTTGTGGGATTATCTTATTTGCTCTATTGTGCGCCAGACTTCCCTTTGATGATGATAATCTTCCAGGACTATATGCAAGGATAAAG AGTGGAATATACACGTTTCCTACTCATTTGTCCGTTGGTGCACGTGACCTGATTGCTCGCATCCTTATAACTGATCCAACAATCCGTATATCAATTTCCGAAATACATAAGCATCCTTGGTTTCAACAGCAACTTCCACCACACATTGCTGTCCGTCCCAAAATAGCATCTTATGATCTGAGAGAG ATTAATGAAGACATATTCAAAGAGATGGTTAAGTCGGGATGTGATAGCTTTGAACTGGCTAGCTCTCTCCAAAACGGTGTGCAAAATAAG GGAACCGTGACATATTATCTGATGTTGCACAACCGGTTTGGGGCTCAGTGCAGTAACCAAAACAACAAACTTTCAGGAGGCCTG CTAGCGGAATGTACAGATCGACCAGAAGTATACTTGAGATCACTTCCTCAGTTTAAAACACAGTGGGCCCTTGGATTTAGg TCCACGGCATCTGCTCATGAAACAATGATAGACGTTCTAAAGGTTTTTGAGAGCTTAAATGTGCGGTGGAAGAAGATAGGAGACTTTAATATGAGGTGTCTCTTGCTCTCTCAGTTTTCTACCTACTCTAAACCAGCAACCCTAATGGATGGTCCTCCTATAAAAGATATATATGGCAATGAGTTGATTATAACAAGCTTGAGGAGCAAAGCTCTCGAGTCGCACAATGCTGTCAAATTTGAAATTCAG CTCTACAAAGCCACTCCAGAATTATACGTTCTGGATTTGCAGAGGATTTATGGGCCACCCTTTCTCTTCCTCGAACTTTGTGCAGCATTTTTCAGCCTGGTTGTTGCTTGA